A single genomic interval of Bradyrhizobium sp. sBnM-33 harbors:
- the mtnK gene encoding S-methyl-5-thioribose kinase, giving the protein MSSQQRSLANPRQDEYRILHEADLRDYLAGLTEVAARLGGAAASWSISEVGDGNLNLVFIVKGTRGGVAVKQALPYVRLVGESWPLPLSRSHYEYLALTHQARLAPGLVPDVLHHNEALALVVMELLEPHIIMRKGLVAGTRYPRFAEDITAFLARTLFLSSDLALSAAEKKEGIAAFAGNHALCKITEDLIFTDPYRVAEQNRWTQPWLDATAAAFREDLDLHVAISRLKVKFMGSPEALIHGDLHTGSIMVTESETKVIDPEFAFYGPMGFDIGAVIANLLMAYLASAGHEHSPGERRAFEAWVLETVENVWSDFASKFLELWRTRAGGDAYPRTLFEGEAGAARLETERQAYMARLFQDTGGFAAAKIIRRVLGLAHNIDFELIEDPKRRAISEARSLRLARAMMVDTTSFPTIVTVTKAAREVRDWQPDFA; this is encoded by the coding sequence ATGAGTTCACAGCAACGATCGTTGGCTAATCCCCGGCAGGACGAATACCGAATTCTGCATGAAGCCGATCTGCGGGATTACCTCGCAGGACTTACCGAAGTCGCGGCACGTCTTGGCGGCGCCGCGGCTTCCTGGTCGATCAGCGAAGTCGGCGACGGCAACCTCAATCTCGTCTTCATCGTCAAGGGCACGCGGGGCGGCGTCGCCGTCAAGCAGGCGCTGCCTTACGTACGGCTTGTCGGCGAGAGTTGGCCGCTGCCGCTGTCGCGCTCGCATTACGAATATCTGGCGCTGACGCATCAGGCGCGGCTGGCGCCCGGGCTGGTGCCTGATGTGCTGCACCACAACGAGGCGCTCGCGCTTGTCGTCATGGAGCTGCTCGAGCCGCACATCATCATGCGCAAGGGGCTGGTGGCCGGCACGAGATATCCGCGCTTCGCCGAGGACATCACGGCGTTTCTGGCGCGGACGCTGTTCCTGTCCTCCGACCTCGCGCTATCAGCCGCCGAAAAGAAGGAGGGGATTGCCGCCTTCGCCGGCAATCACGCGCTCTGCAAGATCACCGAGGACCTCATCTTCACCGATCCCTACCGCGTGGCCGAGCAGAACCGCTGGACTCAGCCCTGGCTCGACGCCACCGCAGCCGCCTTCCGCGAAGATCTCGACCTCCACGTCGCGATCTCGCGGCTGAAGGTCAAATTCATGGGCTCCCCGGAAGCCCTGATCCACGGCGATCTCCACACCGGATCGATCATGGTGACCGAAAGCGAGACCAAGGTGATCGACCCCGAGTTCGCCTTCTATGGCCCGATGGGCTTTGATATCGGGGCCGTCATCGCCAATCTGCTGATGGCCTATCTGGCCTCCGCCGGCCACGAGCATTCGCCGGGCGAGCGCCGCGCGTTCGAGGCGTGGGTGCTGGAGACGGTCGAGAACGTCTGGAGCGACTTCGCCAGCAAGTTCCTCGAGCTGTGGCGGACGCGGGCGGGAGGTGATGCCTATCCGCGGACGCTGTTCGAAGGCGAGGCCGGCGCCGCGCGGCTGGAGACGGAGCGGCAGGCCTATATGGCGCGGCTTTTCCAGGACACCGGCGGATTCGCGGCCGCAAAGATCATCCGCCGCGTTCTGGGGCTGGCGCACAATATCGATTTCGAATTGATCGAAGACCCGAAGCGGCGGGCGATCTCTGAGGCGCGCAGCCTGCGACTGGCGCGCGCGATGATGGTGGACACGACCTCGTTTCCGACGATCGTCACCGTGACGAAAGCGGCGCGGGAAGTGCGCGACTGGCAGCCGGATTTCGCCTAA
- a CDS encoding carboxymuconolactone decarboxylase family protein: MASSFAHAQQSNVTARRLSPEDVRRVAPALEKYTQERLYGEVWKRPGLSPRDRSIVTVAALIARELTLPMTYYFHQALDNGVKPGELSEIITHLAFYSGWANAFAAIGPARGVFAQRGIGPDQLPPASPQLLPLHETAEADRASRVGQQFGATSPGLVQHTTDVLFRDLWLRPDLAPRDRSLVTVSALIASGQVAQVPYHLNRAMDNGLTQEQAAEAIMHLAYYAGWPNAFSALPVAKDVFEKRPR, translated from the coding sequence ATGGCATCGTCATTCGCGCACGCGCAGCAATCCAATGTCACGGCCCGGAGGCTGTCACCGGAAGACGTCCGGCGTGTTGCTCCAGCTCTTGAGAAGTACACGCAGGAACGCCTCTACGGCGAGGTCTGGAAACGGCCCGGTCTGAGCCCGCGCGATCGAAGCATTGTCACGGTCGCAGCGCTCATCGCCCGCGAGCTGACCCTGCCGATGACTTACTATTTCCATCAGGCGCTCGACAACGGCGTTAAGCCAGGTGAGCTTTCGGAGATCATTACCCATCTGGCCTTCTATTCGGGCTGGGCGAACGCCTTTGCGGCGATAGGACCCGCCAGGGGCGTCTTTGCCCAGCGCGGAATCGGACCTGATCAGCTCCCGCCGGCGTCACCTCAGCTCCTGCCGCTACACGAAACCGCGGAAGCCGACCGCGCTTCACGGGTCGGGCAGCAGTTCGGCGCCACGTCTCCGGGACTCGTTCAACATACCACCGACGTCCTGTTCCGCGACCTATGGCTGCGCCCCGACCTGGCACCACGTGACCGGAGCCTCGTGACCGTGAGCGCGCTGATCGCATCGGGCCAGGTCGCGCAGGTGCCCTACCATCTCAATCGGGCGATGGATAATGGCCTGACGCAAGAGCAGGCTGCTGAAGCGATCATGCACCTCGCCTATTACGCGGGTTGGCCCAACGCCTTCTCGGCGCTGCCGGTCGCGAAAGATGTCTTCGAGAAACGTCCCCGCTAA
- a CDS encoding putative quinol monooxygenase: MNIKQSLIVGASVLTLCLCGPALTQETQGQYVQLAELEIDPAQLESYKAAVLEQIDAAIRLEPGVLVLYAVSEKDNPANIRVFEIYRDADAYKAHLESAHFKKYKTTTEKMVKSLKLVRTVPIMLGAKAK; the protein is encoded by the coding sequence ATGAACATTAAGCAGTCTCTAATTGTTGGCGCCTCGGTGCTGACGCTATGTCTGTGCGGGCCCGCGCTTACCCAGGAGACGCAAGGCCAATACGTGCAGCTAGCAGAACTGGAAATTGATCCCGCTCAGTTGGAAAGCTACAAGGCTGCGGTTCTGGAGCAAATCGACGCTGCTATTCGCCTGGAGCCAGGAGTTCTGGTCTTATACGCCGTGTCTGAAAAGGATAATCCCGCCAACATCAGAGTTTTTGAAATTTATAGGGACGCGGATGCGTACAAGGCGCATCTGGAATCCGCTCATTTCAAAAAATACAAGACCACGACGGAGAAGATGGTCAAGTCACTCAAACTTGTCCGGACCGTCCCCATTATGCTCGGCGCCAAGGCGAAGTAG
- a CDS encoding LysR family transcriptional regulator yields the protein MARGSFDDLPYLIAVARDQSFTKAAGKLGVSQSALSQTIRQIEERLGVRLLARTTRSVSLTEAGERLVRTVAPRLEEIDAELEALSELREKPAGTVRITAGDHAIKSVLWPKLQKFLPDYPDIKVEIVIDYGLTDIVAERHDAGVRWGEQVAKDMIAVRIGPDIRFAVVGTKSYFAKRAAPRTPQDLIDHNCINLRLPTYGGIYAWEFEKDGRELKVRVEGQLVFNGIFQVLDAAAAGLGLAFVPEDIAQPYLAKGRLKRVLEEWCPPWSGYHLYYPHRRQSSPAFALLVDALRYRG from the coding sequence ATGGCGCGCGGGAGCTTCGACGACCTTCCCTACCTCATAGCCGTCGCGCGGGACCAAAGCTTTACAAAGGCGGCGGGGAAGCTCGGCGTGTCGCAGTCGGCTCTCAGCCAGACGATCCGCCAGATCGAGGAGCGTCTGGGCGTTCGGCTTCTCGCCCGCACGACCCGCAGTGTCTCGCTGACCGAAGCGGGCGAGCGGCTGGTGCGGACGGTGGCACCTCGCCTCGAGGAGATTGATGCCGAGCTCGAGGCCTTGAGCGAACTCCGGGAAAAGCCCGCTGGCACCGTGCGGATCACGGCCGGGGACCACGCAATCAAGTCGGTCCTCTGGCCGAAGCTGCAGAAATTTCTGCCGGATTACCCGGACATCAAGGTCGAAATTGTTATCGACTATGGTCTGACGGATATCGTTGCCGAGCGCCATGATGCCGGCGTGCGCTGGGGCGAGCAGGTTGCGAAGGACATGATCGCGGTGCGGATCGGACCCGACATCCGCTTCGCCGTTGTCGGCACGAAATCCTACTTTGCGAAACGAGCAGCTCCACGAACGCCGCAGGATCTGATCGACCACAACTGCATCAACCTGCGCCTGCCGACCTATGGCGGCATCTATGCCTGGGAGTTCGAGAAGGACGGGCGCGAGCTGAAAGTGCGCGTCGAGGGCCAGCTCGTCTTCAACGGCATTTTCCAGGTGCTGGATGCCGCCGCTGCCGGGCTTGGACTAGCCTTCGTGCCGGAGGATATCGCGCAGCCTTATCTCGCAAAGGGGCGCCTGAAGCGCGTGCTTGAGGAGTGGTGCCCGCCTTGGTCGGGCTACCACCTCTATTATCCTCATCGCCGTCAGTCTTCACCGGCCTTTGCCTTGCTGGTCGACGCGTTGCGCTACCGGGGATAA
- a CDS encoding ABC transporter permease, whose product MTSGESVTVPASDRKRSHRLAVMLRSQMRNIAPFLTLICLFGFFAAASPSFATLDNLGNILTQISVTGIIAVGLTFVILCAEIDLSIAAIANVTGIAVAYFTLQESYVNIANVPMPGWAAILLALALCALLGLVNAFGLTVIGIPSFIMTLAMMQIAAGISALLVRGQIAYKVPPLVTTLGSTSIGGIPWIVIVAALMLLGGHLVLTYTRFGRYVYMVGGNREAAEYSGLNVKLILGSVMVISAVCAGIGGMLGVAHFGSAQQNEFDTYLLDSIAAVVVGGTSLFGGRGGIGNTIVGLFVLGVLNNGLDHVNIDSFLKILIRGLILLAALIINVYAQRLRERTAE is encoded by the coding sequence ATGACTTCAGGTGAAAGCGTGACAGTCCCCGCTTCGGATCGCAAACGCTCGCACCGGCTCGCCGTGATGCTGCGCTCCCAGATGCGCAACATCGCCCCCTTCCTGACGCTGATCTGCCTGTTCGGCTTCTTTGCCGCCGCCAGCCCCTCGTTTGCAACGCTGGACAATCTCGGCAACATCCTGACCCAGATTTCGGTCACCGGCATCATCGCCGTCGGCCTCACCTTCGTGATCCTCTGCGCCGAAATCGATCTCTCGATCGCCGCCATCGCCAACGTCACCGGCATTGCGGTCGCCTATTTCACGCTGCAGGAATCCTACGTCAACATTGCCAACGTCCCGATGCCCGGATGGGCCGCGATCCTCTTGGCGCTGGCGCTTTGCGCCCTGCTCGGCCTCGTCAACGCGTTCGGGCTGACGGTCATCGGCATCCCCTCCTTCATCATGACCTTGGCCATGATGCAGATCGCGGCCGGCATCTCGGCGCTGTTGGTGCGCGGCCAGATCGCCTACAAAGTGCCCCCGCTGGTCACAACGCTCGGATCGACGTCGATCGGCGGCATCCCCTGGATCGTGATCGTGGCAGCCTTGATGCTGCTCGGCGGCCATCTGGTGCTGACCTACACGCGCTTCGGCCGCTACGTTTACATGGTCGGCGGCAACCGCGAGGCCGCCGAATATTCCGGGCTCAACGTCAAGCTCATCCTCGGCAGCGTCATGGTGATATCAGCCGTCTGCGCCGGCATCGGCGGCATGCTCGGCGTCGCCCATTTCGGCAGCGCGCAGCAGAACGAGTTCGACACGTATTTGCTGGATTCGATCGCCGCCGTCGTGGTCGGCGGCACCAGCCTCTTTGGCGGCCGCGGCGGCATCGGCAACACCATCGTCGGCCTGTTCGTGCTCGGCGTCCTCAACAACGGACTCGATCACGTCAACATCGACAGCTTCCTGAAGATTTTGATCCGAGGTCTCATTCTGCTGGCCGCGCTCATCATCAACGTGTATGCGCAGCGGTTGCGGGAGCGGACCGCCGAATAA
- a CDS encoding sugar ABC transporter ATP-binding protein — translation MPAGLKPILELQEITKAFGGVEALRGVDFALSPGEIHGLVGENGAGKSTLMKIIAGVHADFSGRFILDGRETRFRSVRDAHAAGIAMVHQELSVAPDLSVAENVFLGNQPTNRFGFVQWRRMAREAGEQLKRFGIDVDPMSRLGDLPIGLQQLIEIARVLFSGARIIILDEPTSALSPPEVERLFATLKRLREEGTSIVFISHFIEDILRVSDIVTVFRNGRKVAETKAAETSKPALIEAMIGKGREALEETYTHDIMLPPPAERPVVLNASGLSLARSLRDVSFEVCAGEVLGIYGFMGCGQLELARILFGKLRPDQGTLAIAGEQRAFRSTAGARRAGIAFVPESRRDMLFHQEPVYKNISISVLGRISSLLLKPSREREIATRQVDQLRIRPAAVELDLGMLSGGNQQKVALAKWLSYPPRLLVLCEPTRGMDVGAKDDVIHIVRDLRAKGLAVIVLSTEPETVLSLADRIIVLKRGAVVREFSNERISKDRLLEAA, via the coding sequence ATGCCCGCGGGACTTAAGCCCATCCTCGAACTGCAAGAGATCACGAAGGCCTTCGGCGGCGTCGAAGCCCTTCGTGGTGTCGACTTCGCGCTTTCTCCCGGCGAGATCCACGGCCTCGTCGGCGAGAACGGCGCGGGCAAAAGCACGCTGATGAAGATCATCGCCGGCGTGCATGCGGACTTCTCCGGTCGCTTCATCCTGGACGGCCGCGAAACCCGCTTTCGATCGGTGCGCGATGCCCATGCGGCGGGCATCGCCATGGTCCATCAGGAGCTCAGCGTGGCGCCCGATCTGTCGGTGGCCGAGAACGTGTTTCTGGGCAACCAGCCGACCAACCGCTTCGGCTTCGTGCAATGGCGGCGCATGGCGCGCGAAGCCGGCGAGCAACTCAAACGCTTCGGCATCGATGTCGACCCGATGTCGCGGCTCGGCGACCTTCCGATCGGCCTGCAGCAACTGATCGAGATCGCCCGCGTATTATTTTCGGGGGCCCGCATCATCATCCTTGATGAGCCGACCTCGGCGCTGTCGCCGCCCGAAGTCGAGCGGCTGTTCGCGACGCTGAAGCGGCTGCGCGAGGAAGGCACCAGCATCGTCTTCATCTCGCATTTCATCGAGGACATCCTGCGCGTCTCCGATATCGTGACGGTGTTCCGCAACGGCAGGAAGGTCGCCGAGACCAAGGCCGCCGAGACCAGCAAGCCCGCGCTGATCGAGGCGATGATCGGCAAGGGCCGCGAGGCGCTGGAGGAGACCTATACCCACGACATCATGCTGCCGCCGCCCGCCGAGAGGCCGGTGGTGCTGAACGCGAGCGGGCTGTCGCTCGCCCGCAGCCTGCGCGACGTTTCGTTCGAGGTCTGCGCCGGCGAAGTGCTCGGCATCTACGGGTTTATGGGATGCGGGCAGCTCGAACTGGCACGGATCCTGTTCGGCAAGCTCCGGCCCGACCAAGGCACGCTGGCGATCGCCGGCGAACAAAGAGCCTTCCGCAGCACGGCCGGCGCGCGCCGCGCCGGCATCGCCTTCGTGCCCGAGAGCCGGCGCGACATGCTGTTCCACCAGGAGCCGGTCTACAAGAACATCTCGATCAGCGTCCTCGGTCGCATTTCATCGCTGCTGCTGAAGCCCTCGCGCGAACGCGAGATCGCCACGCGGCAGGTCGACCAGTTGCGGATCCGGCCCGCAGCGGTCGAACTCGATCTCGGCATGCTCTCGGGCGGCAATCAGCAGAAGGTGGCGCTGGCGAAATGGCTGAGCTATCCGCCGCGGCTGCTCGTGCTGTGCGAGCCGACCCGCGGCATGGATGTAGGCGCCAAGGATGACGTCATCCACATCGTCAGGGATTTGCGCGCCAAGGGGCTCGCCGTCATCGTGCTCTCCACCGAGCCGGAGACGGTGCTGTCGCTTGCCGACCGCATCATCGTGCTCAAGCGCGGCGCGGTGGTGCGGGAATTTTCAAACGAACGGATCAGCAAGGACCGCCTGCTCGAAGCGGCGTGA
- a CDS encoding sugar ABC transporter substrate-binding protein, with protein MSGTDKTATTRRDLLQAAGAAGAATALLGGLGINPALAAAARSEKPLKAAFSNAGLQATWCAQGKQAAEWWGKLFNVEVTWFDGQLDAVKQRAAIDNMASQKWDFVAIQAFGIGTLTQPVQKMIDAGIPVIDMDTLIAPLDQIKVHSFLAPDNEFMGASVTQALCNAMGGKGKIIMTQGALGHTGAQGRAKGFNTVVKQFPNIEVLDTQPADWDVSKTARLWETYLTKHPQIDAAFFHNDDMALAAYNIMKARNRTNILIGGVDAMPPAIQAVSEGRMFATVRNPSCRIHGGAIIAGVAAVTAGEKSGQGIPKHVITDGPVVTKANAAGMQWMQDHFLI; from the coding sequence ATGTCCGGAACTGACAAAACGGCAACGACCAGGCGCGACCTTCTTCAGGCCGCAGGCGCGGCTGGCGCAGCCACCGCCCTGCTCGGGGGACTGGGTATTAATCCAGCGCTGGCGGCGGCCGCACGTTCAGAGAAACCGCTGAAGGCTGCGTTCTCCAATGCAGGCCTGCAGGCGACCTGGTGCGCCCAGGGCAAGCAGGCCGCGGAATGGTGGGGCAAGCTGTTCAACGTCGAGGTCACCTGGTTCGACGGCCAGCTCGATGCGGTCAAGCAACGCGCGGCGATCGACAACATGGCGTCGCAAAAATGGGACTTCGTCGCCATCCAGGCATTCGGCATCGGCACGCTGACCCAGCCCGTGCAGAAGATGATCGATGCCGGCATTCCTGTGATCGACATGGACACGCTGATCGCCCCGCTCGATCAGATCAAGGTTCATTCGTTCCTGGCGCCCGATAATGAATTCATGGGCGCTTCGGTGACCCAGGCGCTGTGCAACGCCATGGGCGGCAAGGGTAAGATCATCATGACGCAGGGCGCGCTCGGCCATACCGGCGCGCAGGGCCGCGCCAAGGGTTTCAACACAGTGGTGAAGCAATTCCCGAATATCGAGGTGCTGGACACGCAACCGGCCGATTGGGACGTCTCGAAGACGGCGCGGCTGTGGGAGACCTATCTGACAAAGCACCCGCAGATCGACGCGGCCTTCTTCCACAATGACGACATGGCGCTGGCCGCCTACAACATCATGAAGGCGCGCAACCGCACCAATATCCTGATCGGCGGCGTGGACGCCATGCCGCCGGCGATCCAGGCGGTGAGCGAAGGCCGCATGTTCGCGACCGTCCGCAACCCCTCCTGCCGCATCCACGGCGGCGCCATCATTGCCGGCGTCGCCGCGGTGACCGCGGGCGAGAAGAGCGGACAGGGTATTCCAAAGCACGTCATCACCGACGGACCGGTGGTGACAAAGGCCAATGCGGCTGGCATGCAATGGATGCAGGACCATTTCCTGATCTGA